One stretch of Prunus persica cultivar Lovell chromosome G1, Prunus_persica_NCBIv2, whole genome shotgun sequence DNA includes these proteins:
- the LOC18790241 gene encoding type IV inositol polyphosphate 5-phosphatase 9, whose product MIISVFSFYLFWRSLSDLLPSVAPLLSNSILSSHLLLQFKTSLPLSLSLLHLSLSLSLSLSLSLSLYMARKQGEVMWPRLVANKILRKPLGSNNFVTDFPGNDGPDGLVLEAPSFDQPSSNSTSTIFNHHKDTNTHKYKVFVSTWNVGGVEPQQDMNIKDWIDTSCDIYVFGFQEIVPLKASNVLGSENSSICMKWNSLIREALNKKTHYYSQDNLKHDKHDHDGNPNIIESSNNPREFHCIISKQMVGILISVWVRSNIRPFIRHPNVSCVGCGIMGCLGNKGSVSVRFRLHETSFCFVCTHLASGSREGDEKLRNSNVADILSRTSFPRGPLLDLPRKILDHDRVIFLGDLNYRIALPEATTRSLVERREWNALLKHDQLMMELKEGQVLEGWHEGAIQFAPTYKYCPNSNVYYGCRPGNRGEKRRAPAWCDRIIWCGKGLKQHEYGRGISKLSDHRPVKAIFTAEVGVLRTLKGYHSFFLSERLDKISSQLQVSSADGFLCKGSTKSRSFKI is encoded by the exons ATGATTATctctgtattttctttttatctgttTTGGCGTTCTCTATCCGACCTTCTACCCTCCGTAGCACCTCTCTTGTCCAATTCGATCTTGTCCTCCCATCTACtacttcaatttaaaactagccttcctctctctctctctcttttgcatctctctctctctctctctctctctctctctctctctctctctctatacatGGCAAGAAAGCAAGGAGAA GTGATGTGGCCAAGACTAGTGGCAAACAAGATTCTACGAAAGCCATTGGGAAGCAACAACTTTGTGACAGATTTTCCAGGCAACGACGGTCCGGATGGATTAGTGCTGGAAGCACCAAGTTTTGATCAACCGTCTTCCAACTCTACGTCCACCATCTTCAATCATCACAAggacacaaacacacacaagtACAA GGTTTTTGTTAGTACATGGAATGTTGGTGGGGTGGAACCACAACAAGATATGAACATCAAGGATTGGATTGACACATCCTGTGACATCTATGTTTTCGG GTTTCAAGAAATTGTTCCTTTGAAAGCCTCCAATGTTCTGGGGTCTGAGAATAGTAGCATCTGCATGAAATGGAATTCCTTGATCAGAGAAGCTTTGAACAAGAAAACACACTACTACTCCCAAGACAATTTGAAGCACGACAAACATGATCATGATGGAAACCCAAATATTATCGAAAGCAGCAATAATCCACGGGAATTCCACTGTATCATAAGTAAGCAAATGGTGGGGATATTAATATCAGTTTGGGTTCGAAGTAATATTCGTCCCTTTATTCGGCATCCAAATGTCTCTTGCGTTGGCTGTGGCATCATGGGATGCCTTGGAAATAAG GGTTCTGTCTCAGTCAGATTTCGGTTGCATGAAACAAGTTTCTGCTTTGTGTGCACTCATCTAGCTTCAGGAAGCAGAGAAGGAGATGAGAAACTGAGAAATTCTAACGTCGCCGATATATTGTCCCGAACAAGTTTTCCTAGAGGCCCTTTGCTTGATTTGCCACGAAAGATCCTAGATCACGA TCGAGTAATTTTCCTGGGAGATTTGAATTATAGAATTGCCCTTCCAGAAGCAACGACGCGATCATTAGTGGAGAGGAGAGAATGGAATGCCTTACTAAAACACGATCAG ttgatgatgGAGCTGAAAGAGGGTCAAGTACTTGAAGGTTGGCATGAAGGGGCGATTCAATTTGCTCCCACTTACAAATATTGTCCAAATTCTAATGTATACTATGGATGTCGTCCTGGAAACAGAGGTGAAAAGAGGCGCGCTCCTGCATG GTGTGATCGGATAATTTGGTGCGGAAAAGGATTGAAGCAACATGAATATGGTAGAGGTATATCAAAATTGTCAGACCACAGGCCTGTGAAGGCAATATTTACAGCTGAAGTTGGGGTTTTGCGAACATTGAAAGGATACCACAGCTTTTTTCTATCAGAAAGATTAGACAAAATTTCAAGCCAGTTACAAGTATCCTCCGCCGATGGTTTTCTATGTAAAGGTAGCACCAAATCAAGAAGCTTCAAAATTTGA
- the LOC18790988 gene encoding cyclin-J18, with protein sequence MQRGSASSALPLRARLIDFLIQSAHKLQVAPTVKYTALSIFAHRFYPRCLSRLEEQGNDVENWLLQPLRESNLQLFALVSLWISTKIHTSPCLSVKIFKSLGDNIIKEQHYTIRDYLEAEVVLMQVVNFEIGMNNSAFVYFEELLLQFKEVAKVGELVNFEAGMDIMDLIYEKEEASMLYTNPHSLAASILVASYVITVPKQTWEFPVVPWVKFVTGCEEEDILEIVRDILKHVLDVSC encoded by the exons ATGCAGCGAGGGTCCGCTTCGTCGGCTCTGCCTCTGCGAGCGCGCCTCATAGACTTTCTCATCCAATCTGCTCAC AAACTCCAAGTTGCTCCGACCGTGAAATATACCGCATTGTCAATTTTTGCTCATAGATTCTACCCTCGTTGTTTGTCCAG attGGAGGAACAAGGCAATGACGTGGAAAACTGGCTTTTGCAACCCCTGAGAGAGAGCAATTTGCAGTTGTTTGCGCTCGTTTCTCTATGGATTTCAACCAAA atACACACTTCTCCTTGTTTGTCTGTGAAAATATTCAAGTCTTTGGGGGACAACATTATCAAGGAACAACACTACACCATTCGAGATTACTTGGAAGCA GAGGTGGTCTTAATGCAG GTAGTGAATTTTGAGATTGGTATGAACAATAGTGCTTTTGTATACTTTGAGGAGCTTTTACTTCAATTCAA GGAAGTGGCAAAGGTTGGGGAACTTGTGAACTTTGAAGCAGGCATGGACATCATGGATCTGATTTATGAAAAGGAGGAGGCATCCATGCTCTATACTAATCCTCATTCTCTTGCTGCATCAATCTTG GTTGCTTCATATGTCATCACAGTTCCTAAACAGACGTGGGAATTTCCTGTTGTTCCCTGGG TTAAGTTCGTAACAGGTTGC